From Ficedula albicollis isolate OC2 chromosome 5, FicAlb1.5, whole genome shotgun sequence, one genomic window encodes:
- the WEE1 gene encoding wee1-like protein kinase isoform X1 codes for MQSLLSKAQGLGSSSVKLRGGSLFMNVGKSEKQEEDFRQTPHVNINPFTPDSMFLHNSEGKCRRRKRIHWNDSCGEDMEPSDGEPEEETMRPAKRITITESNMKSRYATEFHELEKIGSGEFGSVFKCVKRLDGCIYAIKRSKKPLAGSVDEQNALREVYAHAVLGQHSHVVRYYSAWAEDDHMLIQNEYCNGGSLADAISENYRNMRYFTEPELKDLLLQVARGLKYIHSMSLVHMDIKPSNIFISRTSVPSITLEEGDDDDWSSDRVIFKIGDLGHVTRVSSPQVEEGDSRFLANEVLQENYTHLPKADIFALALTVVCAAGAEPLPTNGDQWHEIRQGKLPRLPQVLSQELLDLLKVMINPDPEKRPSAVALVKHSVLLSAAKKSAEQLRIELNAEKFKNSLLQKELKKAQMAKAAAEERALFTDRMTTRSTTQNRPSRLIGKKMNRSLSLTIY; via the exons atgcaGAGTTTGCTTTCTAAAGCACAAGGTTTAGGCTCCAGCTCAGTCAAGCTTCGAGGGGGCTCGCTGTTTATGAATGTTGGGAAATCAGAGAAGCAAGAAGAAGATTTTAGACAAACACCTCATGTGAACATCAATCCCTTCACTCCCGATTCCATGTTTCTTCACAACTCTGAAGGCAAATGTCGTCGGAGGAAGAGGATACACTGGAATGA CTCTTGTGGAGAGGACATGGAACCAAGCGATGGAGAGCCTGAAGAGGAAACCATGAGACCTGCTAAG AGGATAACAATAACAGAAAGTAACATGAAGTCACGGTATGCAACCGAATTCCATGAACTGGAGAAGATTGGATCAGGTGAATTTGGCTCCGTGTTTAAGTGTGTGAAGAGGCTGGATGGCTGCATCTATGCAATAAAACGCTCCAAGAAACCCTTGGCTGGCTCAGTGGATGA GCAGAATGCTTTGAGAGAGGTCTATGCACATGCAGTTCTGGGACAGCATTCTCATGTAGTGAGGTACTACTCTGCATGGGCAGAAGATGATCACATGCTTATACAGAATGAATATTGCAATG GTGGCAGTTTAGCAGATGCCATAAgtgaaaattacagaaatatgcGTTACTTTACTGAACCAGAACTGAAGGACCTGCTGCTTCAAGTAGCTCGAGGTTTAAAGTACATTCATTCAATGTCCCTGGTACACATGGATATCAAACCTA GTAACATTTTCATATCTAGAACATCAGTCCCGAGTATAACTCTAGAGGAAGGCGATGATGATGACTGGTCATCTGATAGAGTCATATTTAAGATAG GTGACCTGGGCCACGTAACTCGAGTCTCTAGTCCTCAGGTGGAAGAAGGTGACAGCCGTTTCCTTGCAAATGAAGTCCTACAAGAG aactACACTCACTTGCCGAAAGCGGATATTTTTGCTCTGGCTCTGACtgttgtctgtgctgctggggctgagccacTTCCAACTAATGGGGACCAATGGCACGAAATTCGGCAAGGGAAACTGCCCAGACTACCACAAGTGCTTTCTCAAGAATTACTAGACTTACTAAAA gttATGATTAATCCTGATCCTGAGAAAAGGCCTTCAGCCGTGGCACTGGTGAAGCATTCAGTGCTTCTCTCTGCCGCCAAAAAGAGCGCGGAGCAGCTCCGGATAGAGCTGAATGCTGAAAAGTTCAAGAACTCGCTCTTGCAGAA AGAGCTGAAGAAGGCCCAGATGGCGAAGGCTGCGGCCGAGGAGCGCGCGCTGTTCACGGACAGAATGACCACGAGATCCACGACGCAGAACCGCCCGTCACGGCTCATCGGCAAGAAGATGAACCGCTCCCTGAGCCTCACCATCTACTGA
- the WEE1 gene encoding wee1-like protein kinase isoform X2: protein MNVGKSEKQEEDFRQTPHVNINPFTPDSMFLHNSEGKCRRRKRIHWNDSCGEDMEPSDGEPEEETMRPAKRITITESNMKSRYATEFHELEKIGSGEFGSVFKCVKRLDGCIYAIKRSKKPLAGSVDEQNALREVYAHAVLGQHSHVVRYYSAWAEDDHMLIQNEYCNGGSLADAISENYRNMRYFTEPELKDLLLQVARGLKYIHSMSLVHMDIKPSNIFISRTSVPSITLEEGDDDDWSSDRVIFKIGDLGHVTRVSSPQVEEGDSRFLANEVLQENYTHLPKADIFALALTVVCAAGAEPLPTNGDQWHEIRQGKLPRLPQVLSQELLDLLKVMINPDPEKRPSAVALVKHSVLLSAAKKSAEQLRIELNAEKFKNSLLQKELKKAQMAKAAAEERALFTDRMTTRSTTQNRPSRLIGKKMNRSLSLTIY from the exons ATGAATGTTGGGAAATCAGAGAAGCAAGAAGAAGATTTTAGACAAACACCTCATGTGAACATCAATCCCTTCACTCCCGATTCCATGTTTCTTCACAACTCTGAAGGCAAATGTCGTCGGAGGAAGAGGATACACTGGAATGA CTCTTGTGGAGAGGACATGGAACCAAGCGATGGAGAGCCTGAAGAGGAAACCATGAGACCTGCTAAG AGGATAACAATAACAGAAAGTAACATGAAGTCACGGTATGCAACCGAATTCCATGAACTGGAGAAGATTGGATCAGGTGAATTTGGCTCCGTGTTTAAGTGTGTGAAGAGGCTGGATGGCTGCATCTATGCAATAAAACGCTCCAAGAAACCCTTGGCTGGCTCAGTGGATGA GCAGAATGCTTTGAGAGAGGTCTATGCACATGCAGTTCTGGGACAGCATTCTCATGTAGTGAGGTACTACTCTGCATGGGCAGAAGATGATCACATGCTTATACAGAATGAATATTGCAATG GTGGCAGTTTAGCAGATGCCATAAgtgaaaattacagaaatatgcGTTACTTTACTGAACCAGAACTGAAGGACCTGCTGCTTCAAGTAGCTCGAGGTTTAAAGTACATTCATTCAATGTCCCTGGTACACATGGATATCAAACCTA GTAACATTTTCATATCTAGAACATCAGTCCCGAGTATAACTCTAGAGGAAGGCGATGATGATGACTGGTCATCTGATAGAGTCATATTTAAGATAG GTGACCTGGGCCACGTAACTCGAGTCTCTAGTCCTCAGGTGGAAGAAGGTGACAGCCGTTTCCTTGCAAATGAAGTCCTACAAGAG aactACACTCACTTGCCGAAAGCGGATATTTTTGCTCTGGCTCTGACtgttgtctgtgctgctggggctgagccacTTCCAACTAATGGGGACCAATGGCACGAAATTCGGCAAGGGAAACTGCCCAGACTACCACAAGTGCTTTCTCAAGAATTACTAGACTTACTAAAA gttATGATTAATCCTGATCCTGAGAAAAGGCCTTCAGCCGTGGCACTGGTGAAGCATTCAGTGCTTCTCTCTGCCGCCAAAAAGAGCGCGGAGCAGCTCCGGATAGAGCTGAATGCTGAAAAGTTCAAGAACTCGCTCTTGCAGAA AGAGCTGAAGAAGGCCCAGATGGCGAAGGCTGCGGCCGAGGAGCGCGCGCTGTTCACGGACAGAATGACCACGAGATCCACGACGCAGAACCGCCCGTCACGGCTCATCGGCAAGAAGATGAACCGCTCCCTGAGCCTCACCATCTACTGA